Within the Scyliorhinus canicula chromosome 18, sScyCan1.1, whole genome shotgun sequence genome, the region tcgaacctgggaccctggagctgtgaagcgattgtactatccacaatgctaccgtgctatccacaatgctgccattagaagaatgagaggtgagctCATTGAAAAGTACAATATTCTGAAGATGCTTGATTGGGTAGAcattgagagattgtttccattggtcGGGGATCTAAAACACGTGGACACATGCTCAAGATAAGAACAAATctttaggactaagatgaggagaaattacttcactaaagggttgtgaatctttgacattctctaccccagagggttgcggacattccattgttgaatatattcaaggctgggaCAGAGTTGGTCTCTCCAGAAATTAAGGAAAATGGAGAACCGGCAGAGAAATGGagctgaagcccaagatcagccatgatcaggttGAATggcagatgggccgagtggtctactcctACCACTATTTCTTGTATTCTTGTGATGTTAATGGCTGGGAGGAGCTGCTACTGTCTGGAAGCTGAGATAGTTTCATGTGATCCATGTTTATATTgttggatatttttaaaaatgtatatatttAAACGAATGTCTTTGCATGGATGGGTGTTGTTTGGTTTAATTCCAAATTGTGCTTAGAGAGTTTATGGCGTGAAAGGTAAACAAGAGCTTGGAGAAAGAATGAGATGTTTCTTATCAACCAGTGGCCGCCTTTAGGGAAATATATCTGGTGATTTTCTTTTTACTGAATTCATTAGCAGATGGAACTTAGCAGCTGGAGAGCGAACAGTTCTCTCAGCTCTGCCAGAAGCGGATCAATGGAGTAATGGGCAAGATCACAAATCACAGAAACTAAAGGACTGTTAGTTCTAGAGATTAAAGAATGAAGATAATGTCCCAGGAAGATTGAAGGAAAACAGGAACTGGAATTTGAGCAGGATATTGTTCACTGAAGTTAAAGACAGAATTTGAAAGGGCAGAATGAGTGAAATTGGTTGGAGAGAAACAGATATCTGAAGCAATCAAAAAGTTGTTGGCTCAGTCCAGTCTTTGGAGCAATAGTCTTCAGTTAGGGATTGAGTACCTTAGAGATTGTATGAAAAACTCTAAAGCACACGGCTATTCAAGTCAAGGGAATtactgaaaggagagttggaaatcCTGGAAATGGCACCTTGCTGGAAACAATTGAGGGAAAACATTGTAAGGCATCTCTTTTTGCAAGTTTTTTTTCATTCGTTCATgcaatgtgggtgtcgctggccgggccagcatttgttacccatcccttggGTCATTTAAgaaccaaccacattgctgtgggtctggagtcacatgtaggccagaccaggtaaggatgacagatttcattccctaaaggacattagtgaaccagatgggtttttacaacaatcaacaatggtttcttggtcgtcattagacttttaattccatatttttattcaattcaaattccaccatctatcCTGGTGAGATTCaaatccatgtccccagagcatcacccagTGTCTCtgaattaccagtccagtgatgaaaccactacgccactgcctccccagtttGGGAACACTCATGTGGaagctggagtccagtgagatcagTTGAATGTCTGTTTCTCTAATGAATTCAGTTGAATAACAGTGTAATAATCATCTGGGATGGATATGCTGAGAAATCCACATAAGAATTGGTTGGCATCTGTCACTGAGTATCAGATTGGGGTGTTGTCTGACCACAATTAGCCTATTACGTTACAGGGAATGGGTGTTTACTGAGAACATTATAGCACAAGACATATTTTGTCCCCTGTGTCATCCTTAAAACCTGCGAACGTTTGTGTGAGTGAAAGAGTCAAACTTTTCTGTTGAACATTATGGGCTGTCCTGtgactctgctcatccacattttTCTAAAGGAAAAGTAAAAtctacagtcttttgagccagtatTCCTACGGGGGGACCTTCCCATCCTGTAGAAATATCACCTGGGAGGGTAATACTAACAACTATTAAAAGTGCTGAAAGCTTGCTCATCAGGCGTTGAGTTGCAATGTTTTAATGATGAGGCAAAGCAGCAACAGAGAAGGGAAGAAAAAGAAGCCAATCCTGCACTCCGGGTCCCAGtgccagtggtggtgggggggggggggggggggggggcatcctgcCCAGGTGTGCAAAGGCCTGTTCAGTCACACAAAGACCCATGGCAGGAACCTGAGACCCTGCGTAGACGTCACCCTCGAACAGTGGGCAGCTGatgacacactgctcaccaacCACTCCTGTCCTTCCGGTCTACAATGGTCCAACTTCGTCACAGTCAATTTCTAAATACTTATCCTAATTTTTAAACatactttcaccccccccccccccccccccccatcgcagtAGCTTCCTGTAGTCCTGCCAGGATAATTATTTGCCCCAACACTTCCTCTTTCTGCATTccagcctcccccacccacccctccaccctacctGTGGTGAAAAATTCCATCAGTAAACCTCCTCCCTTCTCTTGTATGCTTAAAACCAACCTCTGATCAAGCTTTACCCTTCCAACATCTCCTCTGGCTGAGCATCTATTCTGCATGTCTTTCGTTTGGAGGGTTACCCTTCCACCTTTTTAGAAGGCAAACCTGAATGACGATTGTTGACCTTTATTTCCTCCTTTATTGTATTGATCTTTGATGAAACCGCCCCGGATGTGGTCAATATGATTTGCACAGGCTCCAAGATATGTATTTGTTCTAAAGTCCTCAGACGCAAGTTCGCTGCAGTATTGAGACGATGCTATCGCAATCTGTGGTAGCATTTGTATAAGGAATTCACCAATTCGTTCTGTTTCtttgttgttgctgttttctTGATGCTAAAGAATTGTGTTGAAGGGTATTTGAGGGTGGGTGCAAGTGCACAGATCAGGAGCTGCTGTCTCCCTGTGGCTGAAGTTGGGACAAGGAGAGTTAAAAGAGGTGTGAGCTCCGGGGGCTGACGCAGCTTGTCAGGCAGCCTGCACTGCAAGCAGCTCTCTCTCGGTGCACTCTCTCCACCATGCGCTGAGGCTGACCATGCACCGCAACGCCTCGGACAACCTGACAACCcccggggaagcagcagcagcggcgCCCGGCCCCAGGGCCACAGAGGAGCTGTTGGTCACCTGGGCTTTCGGCAGCGTGCTGTCCGTCATGTGTGTGAGCGGCGTGGCGGGCAATGTGTACACCCTGGTGGTGATGTGCCACTCCATGCGGTCTGCCGCCTCCATGTACGTCTCCATCGTCAACCTGGCGCTGGCGGACCTGCTCTACCTCTCCACCATCCCCTTCATCGTCTGCACCTACTTCGCCAAGAGCTGGTACTTCGGCGACGCGGGCTGCCGCCTGCTGCTCAGCCTCGACCTGCTCACCATGCACGCCAGCATCTTCACCCTCACCATCATGTGCACCGAGCGCTACCTGGCCGTGGCCAAGCCCCTGGACGCGGCCAAGCGCTCCAAGGGCTACAGGAAGGCGACGGCGGGCGCCGTGTGGCTCCTCAGCCTGCTGCTCACCCTGCCCGTCATGAGCATGGTCCAGCTGGAGGAGAGCCGGCGCGAGAACGGCAGCGTCAGCCGGCTGTGCGCCCCCACCTGGAGCCGCGAAGCCTACACCATCTACCTGACCGTGCTCTTCAGCACCAGCATTGTGGCGCCGGGGCTGATCATCGGCTACCTGTACACCCAGCTGGCCAGGACCTACCTGCAGTCCCAGAGGAACACCCTTTCCAAGAGGGGCAACAGGGGCTCCTCCAAGCAGCGAGTGGTCCTCATGATATTCAGCATCGTGGTGGTGTTCTGGGCGTGCTTCGTGCCTTTCTGGGTCTGGCAGCTCATCCGCCTCTATTGCAAGTCTCTCAACCTGACCCTGCGGACAGTAACGTGCATCAACTACTTTATGACCTGCCTGACCTACAGCAACAGCTGCATCAACCCCTTCCTCTACACCCTGCTCACCAAGAACTACAAAGAGTACCTGAAAAACAGACACCGGCATCTCCAAAGGTCGCGCTCCACCTCCTTTAAGAGGAATTCCAATCTCCGGCCATCCATAAAATCCATCTCCTCCTGTAACCAGTACAGCAATTCTTCTGAAACAGTGGCCATGGCGCATCTCAAAGGATCGAAGTAACTGAATTCTTAACTGCAGGTGGAAAGCTGCGCGGGTAAGTAACCAGCCCTAACAGAACTCCAGGCTCTGCTAGGTCTGTCTTTCtaaaagtacagtaagaagtcttacaacaccaggttaaagtccaacaggtttgtttcaaacacgagctttcggagcacggctccttcttcaggtctgaagaaggagccgtgctccgaaagctcgtgtttgaaacaaacctgttggactttaacctggtgttgtaagacttcttactgtgctcaccccagtccaacgccggcatctccacatcatttctaaaAGTAAACAGGAATGGAGCAACTTTAAGACAATAAATACACACAAGACAAAAAAGCAGCACAGAGCATTTAAGATGGGTTTTTCAAAGCATTTCTGCAGCTTATGTCAAAAGATCTTATAACATGGGGTGAGCATATCTTCTTTTTGTAATTAAATCTTGATGTGGAGGTGCccgcgttggactgaggtgagcacagtaagaagtcttacaacaccaggttaaagtccaacaggtttgtttcaaacacgagctttcggagcactgctccttcctgctcacctgaggaaggagcagtgctccgaaagcttgtgtttgaaacaaacctgttggactttaacctggtgttgtaagacttcttactgtaattacATCTTGGCAGTTAGAGAAGTGGTGGGCAACCAGTGTGGGGGCCACATATGGCCCGTCTAG harbors:
- the LOC119953385 gene encoding urotensin-2 receptor-like, translating into MHRNASDNLTTPGEAAAAAPGPRATEELLVTWAFGSVLSVMCVSGVAGNVYTLVVMCHSMRSAASMYVSIVNLALADLLYLSTIPFIVCTYFAKSWYFGDAGCRLLLSLDLLTMHASIFTLTIMCTERYLAVAKPLDAAKRSKGYRKATAGAVWLLSLLLTLPVMSMVQLEESRRENGSVSRLCAPTWSREAYTIYLTVLFSTSIVAPGLIIGYLYTQLARTYLQSQRNTLSKRGNRGSSKQRVVLMIFSIVVVFWACFVPFWVWQLIRLYCKSLNLTLRTVTCINYFMTCLTYSNSCINPFLYTLLTKNYKEYLKNRHRHLQRSRSTSFKRNSNLRPSIKSISSCNQYSNSSETVAMAHLKGSK